cacccgtatgtccctatttagggcgggttgtatatgtatgtttatgaGAAACAGGTGTATTATGCAGGTATAGTAGTACTCCGGGGTCGTATAAAGGGCCGGGGCATTACAGCGGACAACTTTTACTCTCCGagtttggtgtcgcaccatagtATCCAAAGTGGCATGATGGTGGTTAGAGTCCTTGAGTTATCAAAAAAAGAATATGAATTCTTTGATTGATGGACTCTAAATTATACAAGAAGGAATCATTTATTCGAAATATTTctcattgaaaacaaaaaaaattggaataagaAGATGTTTATCTAGTTTTAAATGCATCGTAATAGTTGCTTGCTGCAAGATCGGTGATTTTAGTGGCAATCGCAATAGACAAATGCATTTGAGACAATATGTACTTTCCATGAGACATCAGCCGCTCGCACGTAATTAGTGGTTAAACGAGTGATGAATATATTGgcagaaaattgaaaaatattgtatATTATTAATTCGTTGCTCCCAAATGTGCATTTTGTAACATGCGGTGTATACTCTCTACGCCATTGGTTTTTgagcttttattttctttttcctctttttctccCCTcttttttccatatttatttataattttagacTTAATCTATAGAAAGAAAATGACACTTCCAAATATTTTTTCGCTATTTCCAAAAGGCTTATATTCAAATTGTCAAGTTAGAGGggaatattttcaataaaagatagataaactttttttttttagttgagCTACCAAACCCAAAAAATACGGATTCTATTTTTAAAAGGAATATTTTCCGCAACTTGGtctcaaaacaaaatacaatacacttcccattttttttttttaaatgaacaaCGCTGAGATAAATAAACATCTATACAATTTTTACTATCATAAATATGCTTCATTTAATTTATTGTGACATCAATTCATTCCTCATTCATGAATCAATCGGCTAATTAACTCGATCATATTTTATTGATTCGGAAAATCTtcatttcttgatttttctttttcacaaaataataaaaaaatactcttaattaataattttattttgactCAAAGACTTGGCAAGTGTTTGAAAAAAGGGAAAATATCTAtgagaaaataaattattttctctGCCTATCAatcattataattattaaatcacCCGACATTATAACTTGCATTATTGCTGATGAAATAtaatgtttgtgtattttaagaaaaaaaattaaaatttgaaactaTTCTTAGCTGGAAATTCATATTACATGAGTTGTATTGTCAAGGATAGAACTGTCACTGCAACTCATTTTATGGTCAAagagaatttttaattaaaaataaaaaattattattaaaaaatttatatattttctccttatttaaaaaatattattataaattatttcgTTACAAACTTATGCTGATCTCATCGTTTACTTTTCCTTGGTCCACCAACAccatgattataaaattttataaatttgtgAAGATttcatttgaaacttgaaaactataatttatttttcatatatggttaccaaaaaagataaaaaaaaaaaaaaataaattagtgaacaaaaatataattttacataacattaatatttcatttttttaattatattgtaataaaatttcattttaataatacttgatatagagaaaaaatataatttaaataattttttttattttttttctttagataAAAACCTCAATCCCATTAGATTTAAGACAAAGAAAAATGAAACTGCAAATGAATCTGTTTTTTCTCTTTCTTAACCATAACAACATCCTTAATCTACAAAAACCCGCTTGCGTTCAGAAGTACAAAATTtggatttaaaattaaattacatgaatttcataaaattttttatgtgttttattttagttcttttaaatctaaatttgagGGTCGATTTTTATGTTTTCGTTGTCAATATTTTAAAAGTCAAATTTTAAGAAAGATCTAAGTAATTTTGGAAATGGTAGAAAGTTTTCGTattttatgaatttctagttCGTAGAATTTTGAAACTAAAAGAAGATTCACGTTTTTTTActaaattttgttaaaaaaaaatagggCCTTATATctgttttgttaaaaaaaaaaaaaagtaaagaaaaaaacaTGTTGGATTACCTTCTTTATTAATtagggaaaaaataaaattaattaattaaaaaacaaTTTCCCCGTTTTCACTTTCTTACCATAACAACCACGGGTCGGTGTTCCCAGCACGCGCGGGGGAGCGTGTGGGAGACAGTCAAAAAGCAACACAGAGAAGTGCGCAGTCAGAGGGTGGGGCCCACAGCGGCGGTCCAGCAACGAAGAGGAGAGAGCCAAAGGGGCGTAGGGGTTGGACTTTGCATTATAAATCCGGAGGACGCTGCCCTCTGCGTCTTGTTCATTTCGACTCCAACCCACCGCTGTTCTTGGAGAGAAATAAGGGCGAGAGAGCTATAGAGGTTCACCAATGACTCTGTAGTAGGGTTTGGTTCTGGATTCGTTTTCTAGGGTTTCTGGTTTTCATTTCCGGTAGCTGCGGATTCATTTCGATAAGGTTCAGAATGGGCGGCGAAAAGGCCATGAGTCTCGAGGAGATCAAAAATGAGTCCGTGGATTTGGTatatatttctctttttctttctctttttcttcctgTTTTGGTATGTGTCTTTACCAAAATCTTATGCATCAATGGAGAATCTGCTTCGTCCATCGCTGttgcttttaaatttttttttctcggtGTTCGTTCATTAGTGCTTGTGAAGTTGAAGTTGAGGTTTTTTGCTTTTGATTTTGATCTGTTCTGCTCTGAGATGTGTATCGGCTGTGTTTATGACTCTTCGATTTGTAGAAATTCTTTCTGTTCGAATCGTATCGGTTCAACTCAGTTTTCCCCGGTGCCGGCGCAATAGTTGTGGAATTCACGATCTCAGCTTCTAAAAATCTAaatcttatcatttttttttctctctagtCCACACACACGCAGATGTATACGTGTAGAACTAAATATATTCAATCTACAACGAATTTTAAGAgattttttggggaaaatttgaGAAAACAATGAGTAAAGCGGATCGCTTTAACCTGCCTTCGTTTCCGTTTTCCTCTGTGTGTTTCTGTTGTAGCCAAAGTGCGTAGATGCATGAGATTGTAGTGGAAACAGCAAAAGAGGAAGTGGAAATAGTCCTGATGTCCCTGTCCAGTTCCATAAAACCCTTTTCGTTTCTGTTATGATGACGCGCATCGGCTTGTCTATTGTTTTGGGCTGTGCGTCCACTGGCATCTCCACCGTCCATGTGGTGGCCCACGCGCACCCTTGTACGGCCGAGATGAACCCTACCTCTTCCTCCTTGCTTACAGTTCAAGCTGGTCCCCTTTCTCTCACATGCCCTTCGAGGAGAGCATGAATACCGAATAGGCCTTTCCATTTCCATTGACTTACTGAGCCGCTGTTGCGCCAGGATGATTTTCTGCATTGTGGGGACGAActcattcttattcttatttataataaaaaagagGTTTAATGTGTatggaatatttttattttttatgtgggTTTTGATGGAATAATTCATACCGTCGGTTTGATGCTTTTCTATTAATGACCCTTTCGAAAAAAGTAGCAAAAAATTCCATTTTCCATAGCCAGTTGTAGTGTTTTGGCCATTTTCTTTTGATGTGCAACTTTGTATTTTGTACGCAGCCGGGTTCCCTCTCTTTTGTCCTctgctccctctctctctctctctctctgcgtgaGGGCTTTCTTTGCCAGTTTTTTTTGGGATTTGTGAAGGGTTGGGGTACTGCTTCCGTAGTACTTCagtctctttttatttttaatatcgTTATggtttaaattaaattaattgatttgATTATTATCGATAAAGTCGTAAGATTACCGCTATATCCGCCTGTAATTTCTGCACGGCCCTTCTGGTTGAATCATTGGTTAGGCTACAGTATTGATCATCGATCGttgattaataaattaataaattatttaattctttGATTCTTTCCTCTCTCTTCCACGAACACGTGAACCCTTGACCTAGGGTTCCGTTCAGACTCAAACCCACCGGCAGCCggtattaaattaattaattattggtACAAAAGAAACTCTTGAGTTCAACCTTCGGCAGGAAGGGGAGAATGAGCCTCCCGGGGTTTCATGTGTGTGCACATGTATCATGTGAATTTTGAAATTTCGATTAACTATTAAATCCATTAAATTTTGGATATTGTTGGAAGTGGATTCACATGGCACATCAGTCGgctatgattttttaaaaaaaattatatcttgTGTTTTTTTCCCCTCTCTTCAATTTACCAGTGCACTGATAATGGCATttgctaataataatatcaaaagTTGAAAGTGCCGTATTACCCTTTAATTAAACCTTGGTTTGGGTGGAACACCAAGTTGGTTTGTGGGGTCACCTTTAGGTTGGTTTTCCTCCTCACAAGTCTTTGGCAGTGGGTCCCTTTTTAAATAAAACGTTTTGATTCGTTTTATTTCTTTAGTTATTCGTGAGTGATTTTTATAATAGGAcgatacaaataaaaaaaaaagctaaaatcGGACTGaaattaattttggtttggtaTTTCGTATGCCGTATCAGTTccagtttttaaaatttaattttttttttgttttggtttcatTTCAGTTTTGGTTTCGGTTTCTAACCCGAAACTGGGCTGAAaatcaattttattaataatacaCAGTCACATGCACATGAATTTTAGTATATTATTTACATGTGAAAACCTGGATAtgtattaatattaaaatatttttaaattacaaattttCGAACTCTACTCAATATTGAGTTATTGTATGCTCTTTGTTTGAATTTAAATCTTTTAGGTAAAATTTGTATTCAGATAGAGCAGGAAAGGATGAGTTTGTATTTGGTAGGAAAACTGAAGCCGAACTGCTAATCCAGTAAATTTTGCAGTCAGTGAACCATCAGTTTTGGTTCTGTATTGGTTCGTCATTTTGAAGAATTGATTATTTTGGTTTGGTTTTCAGTATAGGGATAAAACGACCTGAGTTGAACCGAGTACATTCCTTTTTGGCAGCAACATTTTTAGCTTTGGCAATAAGGATATCCTGTTTTAAATTAGCGAGCTGGTTATTGAATAAAGCAAAAGCTCAATTCCCTCCAGGGAACCTAAGCCTTGTTGGCATCACTGATATCTTAAATGTGCATTTTTTGTTCCCCAATTCCTTGTTTCACCCAGTTTCAATCTATACTATACAGGGCCTCTCAAGATTGGTCCTGTTCCCGAGTGCTTAAAATATTGTGAAGGCAGTCATTTGTTTGATGGGTATAATGCTGCTAACTTTCCTAAATTTGGACCTTTGCTACAAATCATCAAGTGATTTGATTTTAATGTTTTTCATTTGGAGAGCTAAACTGGTGAGGCTGAGGAGACACAATGAATAGAATGGTTTCGTTTTGAATGTAGCTGAATTTCTTTCCTTGTTTTGTGATTTTGTTAAAGAAGTATCTGGTTTATATTTAACCTACTTCCCTTTGATTACATGCACTTCTAGTTTATCTTCTCTGTTTGCCTGGTTGGCCTGCAACCAGATAAAAAATATCATGAGATGCATAATTTTGGCTTATTAAAATGAATCGAATTTGCAGACGGAAAATAAATGcttgaaatattatatatattttttatctcAGATGCTTGTaatattatgttttttattttagcTTTTGCTAGCTTTTGTCACAAATTACCACTGTTCCACCAGTCACAAACTAATTACAAAAGTTTGCATCTTTATGTGCTACTTCAAGCTTTGGCTTTTAAAGGACTTCATTTAACTGATTAATCAGTTAAATTAGCATCTTTGTactattttttcttgttttctttcttagCTTCAGCTGATTAGGAGGACGCATTATCCTCTTTTACTGCTTTCTCTCTCTACTTAATAATTATGTTTTgttgtaccttttttttttctaagatttCTGCTGATTATGAGGATGCCTTATCCTCTTCTTGTACTGTTCTCTActactaaataatttttttttctataaaaaagaaaaaaaccactAGCTGAGCAAATGACCATCTGAGAACCTATAAACCATATAAATTGTCAATTTAATGAGTTTCGGACTGAGTTCTATGATTTTTTGGATTTATATTAAACATTGATTTCTGGTTTGCAGGAAAGGATTCCTATTGAGGAAGTGTTTGAGCAGTTGAAATGTACGAGAGAAGGCCTATCATCGGAGGAAGGAGCAAACAGGCTCCAAATTTTTGGACCCAACAAATTGGAAGAGAAAAAGGTCCATTTGTTTTTCCCATGGGaggggtgtgtgtgtgtgaattgtTATTTTTTTGGCAATGGGAGGCTGACATGATGAGTACAATTTTTCCCTCAAACAGGAGAGCAAATTCCTGAAGTTTTTGGGCTTTATGTGGAATCCTTTGTCATGGGTCATGGAAGCTGCTGCTCTGATGGCCATTGTCCTGGCGAATGGCGATAACAGGCCTCCAGATTGGCAGGATTTTGTAGGTATCATTGTTTTGCTGATCATTAACTCTACAATCAGTTTTATTGAAGAAAACAATGCTGGCAATGCGGCAGCAGCCCTCATGGCAGGTCTTGCTCCCAAAACCAAGGTGAAACACACCCCTCATAACCTTCAATTGTTTACAATAGTACTCTTTCTGTTCTTATTTAGCTTCAGCCCTTGTTTTCTATGGTGATGAAACATAGGTTCTTCGAGATGGCCGGTGGAGCGAGCAGGATGCATCAATTTTGGTTCCAGGAGACATAATCAGCATTAAATTGGGAGATATAATCCCAGCTGATGCCCGTCTTCTTGAGGGTGATCCCCTTAAGATTGATCAATCTGCTCTTACAGGAGAATCCCTCCCTGTTACTAAGAATCCTTCAGATGAAGTATTTTCTGGTTCAACCTGTAAACAAGGTGAGATTGAAGCAGTTGTAATTGCCACTGGTGTGCACACCTTCTTTGGTAAGGCTGCTCATTTGGTGGACAGCACCAATCAAGTTGGGCACTTCCAGAAGGTTCTCACTGCAATTGGTAATTTCTGTATATGCTCAATAGCTATTGGAATGCTTGTTGAGATTATAGTTATGTACCCAATACAGCACCGCAAGTACAGGGATGGAATTGACAATTTACTGGTTCTATTAATTGGAGGAATTCCAATTGCCATGCCAACTGTTTTGTCTGTCACTATGGCCATTGGTTCCCACAGGCTATCTGAGCAGGGTGCAATAACAAAGAGAATGACTGCCATTGAGGAGATGGCTGGAATGGATGTTCTCTGCAGTGACAAGACAGGCACGTTGACCCTCAACAAACTTAGTGTTGATAGAAATTTGATTGAAGTGTTTGCTAAGGGCGTGGAGAAAGAGCATGTTATGCTTCTCGCAGCAAGGGCTTCAAGGACTGAAAACCAGGATGCAATTGATGCTGCAATTGTTGGGATGCTTGCAGATCCGAAAGAGGTATAATTGTATGGTTGTTTTCTTGATTTTGGGATTATTATTTATCAATGATTCAGCCTTAATGTTGGTAGTGTTTATATTTGTTAGGCACGTGCTGGCATCCGTGAGATCCATTTCCTTCCATTCAATCCTGTGGACAAGAGGACTGCACTGACCTATATTGATTCTGATGGAAATTGGCATCGAGCAAGTAAAGGTGCTCCTGAGCAGGTAAAGTAATTTTTCTGTGTTCCAcactttgaaattttaaattgctTTGTCCAACAAGTTCATAAATTTTACATGTTTTATACAGATAATAGCCCTTTGCAACTGCAAGGAGGATGTCAAAAGGAAGGTTCATGCAGTGATTGATAAGTTTGCTGAACGCGGGCTCCGGTCTTTAGCTGTTGCCAGACAGGTTTGCCCACTGAACATTGATGCATTTCCCGGTGCTATGTCTATGGGCCGTCCTTAATCCCGATCGGTTTTTTATGGCTTGTTTGCAGGAAGTACCTGAGAAAAGCAAAGAAAGTCCTGGAGCACCATGGCAGTTGGTTGGTTTGTTGCCTTTGTTTGATCCTCCTAGGCATGATAGTGCAGATACAATTAGAAGAGCTTTAAACCTTGGTGTGAACGTTAAAATGATTACTGGTAATAATAATCTACCCATTATCTTCAAAATCTTTATGTTTTCAGCTTCTTTTTTATTGCTTATTATATATGTTGTGTACCCAATGTC
This genomic stretch from Malania oleifera isolate guangnan ecotype guangnan chromosome 3, ASM2987363v1, whole genome shotgun sequence harbors:
- the LOC131150157 gene encoding plasma membrane ATPase 4 produces the protein MGGEKAMSLEEIKNESVDLERIPIEEVFEQLKCTREGLSSEEGANRLQIFGPNKLEEKKESKFLKFLGFMWNPLSWVMEAAALMAIVLANGDNRPPDWQDFVGIIVLLIINSTISFIEENNAGNAAAALMAGLAPKTKVLRDGRWSEQDASILVPGDIISIKLGDIIPADARLLEGDPLKIDQSALTGESLPVTKNPSDEVFSGSTCKQGEIEAVVIATGVHTFFGKAAHLVDSTNQVGHFQKVLTAIGNFCICSIAIGMLVEIIVMYPIQHRKYRDGIDNLLVLLIGGIPIAMPTVLSVTMAIGSHRLSEQGAITKRMTAIEEMAGMDVLCSDKTGTLTLNKLSVDRNLIEVFAKGVEKEHVMLLAARASRTENQDAIDAAIVGMLADPKEARAGIREIHFLPFNPVDKRTALTYIDSDGNWHRASKGAPEQIIALCNCKEDVKRKVHAVIDKFAERGLRSLAVARQEVPEKSKESPGAPWQLVGLLPLFDPPRHDSADTIRRALNLGVNVKMITGDQLAIGKETGRRLGMGTNMYPSSSLLGQDKDASIAALPVDELIEKADGFAGVFPEHKYEIVKRLQERKHICGMTGDGVNDAPALKKADIGIAVADATDAARSASDIVLTEPGLSVIISAVLTSRAIFQRMKNYTIYAVSITIRIVFGFMFIALIWKFDFAPFMVLIIAILNDGTIMTISKDRVKPSPMPDSWKLREIFATGVVLGGYLALMTVIFFWAMHKTDFFSDKFGVRSLRNSPHEEMAALYLQVSIVSQALIFVTRSRSWSFVERPGLLLMSAFIVAQLVATLIAVYANWGFARIKGCDWGWAGVVWLYSLVTYVPLDLLKFAIRYVLSGKAWDNLLENKTAFTTKKDYGKEEREAQWAAAQRTLHGLQPPETSNLFSDKSGYRELSEIAEQAKRRAEVARLRELNTLKGHVESVVKLKGLDIDTIQQHYTV